In Monomorium pharaonis isolate MP-MQ-018 chromosome 3, ASM1337386v2, whole genome shotgun sequence, a genomic segment contains:
- the LOC105832628 gene encoding lamin Dm0 isoform X1: MSTKTSKKTAAAAAAAAAAAAAAAASSATTVAASSSTSSNIQSPPASTSTPIVSGRRPGSPLSPTRYSRLQEKQDLQNLNDRLACYIEKVRLLETENSRLSREMQTTQETVTREVTNIKAMYEHELSDARKLLDETARERAKLEIDTKRLWDDNEDLKSKLDKKSRDLQVAERNAMIFETRCSDLQSQFNQSQAERKKLAEKERDLEKEVDRLKALLDDARKHLEEETLQRIDLENNIQSLKEDISFKDQVYQQELSETRTRRQVEISEIDGRLAEQYEAKLQQSLQELRDQYEAQMRANREEIELLYENKIKNLASHAQRNTGVANMAAEELRQTRSRIEGLNSRINELEATNNALNARIRDLENLRENERARHAESLAALEAELTRMRDEMAQQLQEYQDLMDIKVALDLEIAAYRKMLESEEARLNITPMQSTNTSLSGRATPSRHTPLRGGKRKRTLLEESEERSSSDYSVTGTARGDVEITEADPQGRFVKLTNKGNKEISLGGWQIIRKAGSLETSFKFHRSVKLDAGANVMVWSADIGATHEPPSNIVMKGQKWFVGDNMTTTLTNIEGEEMATSERKRQHLSTTLSRHREMGYRPTEELHHQQGDPQGEERCHIM; this comes from the exons ATGTCAACGAAGACGAGCAAGAAgaccgcggcggcggcggcggcggcggctgccGCCGCGGCAGCGGCCGCCGCCTCATCCGCTACCACCGTCGCCGCCTCGTCGTCGACGTCGAGCAACATCCAATCGCCGCCCGCGAGCACGTCGACGCCGATCGTCAGCGGCCGGCGACCCGGCAGCCCGCTAAGCCCGACCCGGTACTCCCGGCTGCAGGAGAAGCAGGATCTGCAGAATCTCAACGACCGTCTGGCATGTTACATCGAGAAGGTGCGCCTCCTCGAGACGGAGAACTCCCGGCTCAGCCGGGAGATGCAGACCACTCAGGAGACCGTCACCCGGGAGGTCACCAACATCAAGGCCATGTACGAGCACGAGCTGTCCGACGCGCGGAAGCTGCTCGACGAGACCGCCAGGGAACGCGCCAAGCTCGAGATCGACACCAAACGTCTCTGGGATGATAACGAGGATCTCAAGAGCAA ATTGGACAAGAAGTCAAGAGACCTGCAGGTAGCAGAACGAAATGCAATGATATTCGAAACACGCTGCAGCGACTTGCAGTCGCAGTTCAATCAATCGCAGGCGGAGCGTAAGAAGCTGGCCGAAAAGGAGCGGGATTTGGAGAAAGAAGTGGATCGATTGAAAGCATTGCTGGACGACGCTCGCAAACACTTGGAGGAAGAGACTCTCCAGCGAATCGATCTTGAGAACAATATTCAGAGTCTCAAAGAAGACATCAGTTTCAAGGATCAAGTGTATCAGCAAGAACTTTCGGAGACTCGTACGAGACGACAA GTTGAAATATCAGAAATTGATGGTCGTCTCGCGGAGCAGTATGAGGCTAAATTGCAGCAATCCTTGCAAGAATTACGAGATCAATATGAGGCGCAGATGCGTGCAAATCGAGAGGAGATTGAACTTTTGTATGAGAATAAAATCAAGAATTTGGCATCTCACGCTCAGAGAAATACTGGAGTCGCCAACATGGCAGCCGAGGAATTAAGACAGACTCGCTCTCGAATCGAAGGGCTTAATTCAAGAATCAATGAACTCGAAGCGACCAACAATGCCCTTAATGCTCGCATTAG GGATTTGGAGAATTTACGAGAGAACGAACGTGCTCGTCACGCAGAAAGCTTGGCTGCATTAGAAGCAGAATTAACGCGTATGCGAGACGAAATGGCTCAACAGTTGCAAGAATATCAGGATCTTATGGACATTAAAGTGGCACTGGATTTGGAAATTGCTGCGTATCGCAAGATGCTCGAGTCTGAAGAGGCGAg ACTGAATATCACACCCATGCAGTCGACGAATACGTCTCTGTCTGGTAGAGCAACTCCGTCCAGACATACTCCTCTTAGAGGCGGTAAACGGAAACGCACTTTATTGGAAGAGAGTGAGGAACGCAGCAGTAGCGATTATAGTGTTACGGGTACTGCTAGGGGTGACGTAGAGATTACAGAAGCGGATCCCCAAGGGCGATTTGTAAAACTTACCAATAAAGGCAATAAG gaAATAAGCTTGGGCGGTTGGCAAATTATTCGCAAGGCCGGTTCCCTGGAAACTTCCTTCAAGTTTCATCGTAGTGTAAAGCTCGATGCAGGTGCTAATGTGATGGTATGGTCTGCTGATATCGGTGCAACACATGAGCCACCTTCCAACATCGTCATGAAGGGTCAGAAGTGGTTCGTAGGAGATAACATGACTACAACACTGACAAATATCGAAGGAGAG gAAATGGCAACTTCTGAACGGAAGAGACAACATTTATCCACAACTTTGTCTCGACACAGAGAAATGGGATACCGACCAACAGAAGAACTCCATCACCAACAG GGCGATCCCCAGGGTGAAGAGCGTTGCCACATTATGTGA
- the LOC105832628 gene encoding lamin-C isoform X2: MSTKTSKKTAAAAAAAAAAAAAAAASSATTVAASSSTSSNIQSPPASTSTPIVSGRRPGSPLSPTRYSRLQEKQDLQNLNDRLACYIEKVRLLETENSRLSREMQTTQETVTREVTNIKAMYEHELSDARKLLDETARERAKLEIDTKRLWDDNEDLKSKLDKKSRDLQVAERNAMIFETRCSDLQSQFNQSQAERKKLAEKERDLEKEVDRLKALLDDARKHLEEETLQRIDLENNIQSLKEDISFKDQVYQQELSETRTRRQVEISEIDGRLAEQYEAKLQQSLQELRDQYEAQMRANREEIELLYENKIKNLASHAQRNTGVANMAAEELRQTRSRIEGLNSRINELEATNNALNARIRDLENLRENERARHAESLAALEAELTRMRDEMAQQLQEYQDLMDIKVALDLEIAAYRKMLESEEARLNITPMQSTNTSLSGRATPSRHTPLRGGKRKRTLLEESEERSSSDYSVTGTARGDVEITEADPQGRFVKLTNKGNKEISLGGWQIIRKAGSLETSFKFHRSVKLDAGANVMVWSADIGATHEPPSNIVMKGQKWFVGDNMTTTLTNIEGEEMATSERKRQHLSTTLSRHREMGYRPTEELHHQQRRYLYPY; encoded by the exons ATGTCAACGAAGACGAGCAAGAAgaccgcggcggcggcggcggcggcggctgccGCCGCGGCAGCGGCCGCCGCCTCATCCGCTACCACCGTCGCCGCCTCGTCGTCGACGTCGAGCAACATCCAATCGCCGCCCGCGAGCACGTCGACGCCGATCGTCAGCGGCCGGCGACCCGGCAGCCCGCTAAGCCCGACCCGGTACTCCCGGCTGCAGGAGAAGCAGGATCTGCAGAATCTCAACGACCGTCTGGCATGTTACATCGAGAAGGTGCGCCTCCTCGAGACGGAGAACTCCCGGCTCAGCCGGGAGATGCAGACCACTCAGGAGACCGTCACCCGGGAGGTCACCAACATCAAGGCCATGTACGAGCACGAGCTGTCCGACGCGCGGAAGCTGCTCGACGAGACCGCCAGGGAACGCGCCAAGCTCGAGATCGACACCAAACGTCTCTGGGATGATAACGAGGATCTCAAGAGCAA ATTGGACAAGAAGTCAAGAGACCTGCAGGTAGCAGAACGAAATGCAATGATATTCGAAACACGCTGCAGCGACTTGCAGTCGCAGTTCAATCAATCGCAGGCGGAGCGTAAGAAGCTGGCCGAAAAGGAGCGGGATTTGGAGAAAGAAGTGGATCGATTGAAAGCATTGCTGGACGACGCTCGCAAACACTTGGAGGAAGAGACTCTCCAGCGAATCGATCTTGAGAACAATATTCAGAGTCTCAAAGAAGACATCAGTTTCAAGGATCAAGTGTATCAGCAAGAACTTTCGGAGACTCGTACGAGACGACAA GTTGAAATATCAGAAATTGATGGTCGTCTCGCGGAGCAGTATGAGGCTAAATTGCAGCAATCCTTGCAAGAATTACGAGATCAATATGAGGCGCAGATGCGTGCAAATCGAGAGGAGATTGAACTTTTGTATGAGAATAAAATCAAGAATTTGGCATCTCACGCTCAGAGAAATACTGGAGTCGCCAACATGGCAGCCGAGGAATTAAGACAGACTCGCTCTCGAATCGAAGGGCTTAATTCAAGAATCAATGAACTCGAAGCGACCAACAATGCCCTTAATGCTCGCATTAG GGATTTGGAGAATTTACGAGAGAACGAACGTGCTCGTCACGCAGAAAGCTTGGCTGCATTAGAAGCAGAATTAACGCGTATGCGAGACGAAATGGCTCAACAGTTGCAAGAATATCAGGATCTTATGGACATTAAAGTGGCACTGGATTTGGAAATTGCTGCGTATCGCAAGATGCTCGAGTCTGAAGAGGCGAg ACTGAATATCACACCCATGCAGTCGACGAATACGTCTCTGTCTGGTAGAGCAACTCCGTCCAGACATACTCCTCTTAGAGGCGGTAAACGGAAACGCACTTTATTGGAAGAGAGTGAGGAACGCAGCAGTAGCGATTATAGTGTTACGGGTACTGCTAGGGGTGACGTAGAGATTACAGAAGCGGATCCCCAAGGGCGATTTGTAAAACTTACCAATAAAGGCAATAAG gaAATAAGCTTGGGCGGTTGGCAAATTATTCGCAAGGCCGGTTCCCTGGAAACTTCCTTCAAGTTTCATCGTAGTGTAAAGCTCGATGCAGGTGCTAATGTGATGGTATGGTCTGCTGATATCGGTGCAACACATGAGCCACCTTCCAACATCGTCATGAAGGGTCAGAAGTGGTTCGTAGGAGATAACATGACTACAACACTGACAAATATCGAAGGAGAG gAAATGGCAACTTCTGAACGGAAGAGACAACATTTATCCACAACTTTGTCTCGACACAGAGAAATGGGATACCGACCAACAGAAGAACTCCATCACCAACAG AGAAGATATCTCTACCCGTATTAA
- the LOC105829350 gene encoding ribosomal protein S6 kinase alpha-5 isoform X2, with protein MENAMQPPPPPPPPPAFDMPRSSTEQTVTHELIFVNLADNGSQKVDMTHFDLLKVLGTGAYGKVFLVRKRTGADAGRLYAMKVLKKASIVQKKKTTEHTKSERQILEAIRDSPFLITLYYAFQTDDKLCLILEYVAGGEMFTHLYQHDCFTEDAVRFYIGEIILALERLHDLGVIYRDIKLENILLDKEGHLVLTDFGLSKEFLPHERNGNARTYSFCGTIEYMAPEVVKAGPNGHDIAVDWWSVGVLTFELLTGASPFTVEGEKNNQQEISRRILKNDPPPMPSHLSVNVSDFITRLLVKDPRQRLGGGPRDAKELKEHPFFMDAAPAFTWEGLEKKQIKPPLVPKITHELDTTNFSDEFTKMNVALDSPAVVDVDYADKHFRGYSYVAPSILFTDNVVSRDIFGGEEGTSSQRPLLSDLLNTCFEESTFFQTYELDQAGPALGDGSFSICRRCRNRKTQQEYAVKIVSRRVDCSREESLLRACQRHANVVKLIDVHHDRLHTYIVMELLSGGELLQRPRPFSERQAKRVMRQLASAVRYMHSCGVVHRDLKPENIVYVHQGENSSVKIVDFGFARMKNSCEPLHTPCFTLPYAAPEVVANQEYDESCDMWSLGTILYFMLSNKPQSFRTDTPNVAMRIKTGELNFDSEDWSHVSPGAKQVMKGLLTIDPSSRLTAASLVYHSWLTMHDATVPPVTPITDTVHADNVVAASSTSTHEREGFRLRAVDAAKLAQRRKHKRSNSSSSTSRPSSSSSSSPSSVQLLHLPSATASAANTSTSSPSVFDFNDEVVNEYLSSLSSSSDSNSSIRFSLLQGLDRTAKKRAKRNADHESSCQQVIPKKHRHRRDVDSEASGSSSNGPMTRSRKRKLEQINSDREIGSDNSGESFESSSQTAHDEGDVHKRHKAGKRPKRLATIIVE; from the exons TAAATCTAGCGGACAACGGCAGCCAGAAAGTGGACATGACACACTTCGACCTGCTGAAAGTCCTTGGCACCGGAG CTTACGGCAAGGTTTTCTTAGTGCGAAAGAGAACGGGTGCTGATGCTGGGCGGCTTTACGCTATGAAGGTGCTGAAGAAGGCCTCCATCGTgcagaagaagaagacgacAGAACACACCAAATCTGAACGACAAATTCTGGAGGCTATCAGGGACAGCCCGTTCCTAATAACTCTCTATTATGCGTTTCAAACTGACGATAAGCTCTGTTTGATCTTAG aATACGTCGCCGGCGGTGAAATGTTTACGCATCTGTATCAGCACGACTGCTTCACGGAGGACGCAGTACGATTTTACATCGGCGAAATTATCCTGGCGCTAGAGCGCCTTCATGAT CTTGGCGTAATCTATCGGGACATCAAACTTGAAAATATACTCTTGGACAAGGAAGGGCATCTTGTGTTGACGGATTTTGGTCTCAGTAAAGAGTTTCTACCGCACGAGAGAAATGGCAACGCGCGTACTTACTCGTTTTGTGGAACTATCGAATACATGGCACCGGAAGTGGTAAAGGCTGGCCCGAACGGCCACGACATC GCCGTCGATTGGTGGAGTGTGGGCGTGCTAACGTTCGAATTACTGACCGGTGCGTCGCCTTTTACGGTGGAGGGTGAGAAAAACAACCAGCAAGAAATATCGAGGAGGATATTAAAGAACGATCCACCACCTATGCCAAGCCACTTGAGTGTTAATGTAAGCGATTTTATTACTCGCTTGCTGGTCAAAGATCCACGACAGAGATTGGGCGGTGGACCGCGCGACGCTAAAGAACTCAAGGAGCATCCCTTCTTCATGGATGCGGCGCCAGCATTCACTTGGGAGGGTTTGGAGAAGAAACAAATCAAGCCGCCTCTGGTTCCAAAAATCACGCATGAATTGGACACCACGAATTTTTCAGACGAATTCACAAAGATGAACGTCGCACTCGACAGCCCGGCAGTAGTTGATGTTGACTACGCTGATAAACATTTTAGg GGTTATTCGTATGTAGCACCTTCGATACTGTTCACCGACAACGTAGTGAGTAGGGATATCTTCGGTGGCGAGGAAGGTACCAGTTCGCAGCGACCTTTGTTGTCCGATCTGCTCAACACGTGTTTCGAGGAGTCCACGTTCTTCCAGACGTACGAGCTAGATCAAGCGGGACCAGCTCTGGGCGACGGCAGCTTCTCGATTTGCCGACGGTGCCGTAACCGCAAGACCCAGCAGGAATATGCCGTGAAGATTGTCAGTAGGCGGGTGGATTGCAGTCGGGAGGAGAGTCTGTTGCGTGCGTGCCAGCGACACGCGAACGTGGTGAAATTGATAGACGTTCATCACGATCGACTCCACACGTACATCGTGATGGAATTGCTCTCGGGTGGAGAATTGTTGCAACGTCCGCGACCATTCTCGGAACGGCAGGCGAAACGGGTGATGCGGCAGTTGGCGTCCGCGGTGCGGTACATGCACTCGTGTGGTGTGGTGCATCGTGATCTCAAGCCGGAGAACATCGTGTATGTGCATCAAGGCGAGAATTCGTCGGTGAAGATAGTTGACTTTGGATTCGCCCGAATGAAGAACAGCTGCGAGCCGTTGCACACGCCCTGCTTCACGCTCCCGTATGCTGCCCCTGAGGTTGTGGCTAACCAGGAATACGACGAGAGCTGCGACATGTGGTCCTTGGGGACTATTCTGTATTTTATGTTGTCCAACAAGCCACAATCCTTCCGCACAGATACACCTAACGTGGCGATGCGGATCAAAACCGGTGAGCTTAATTTCGACAGTGAAGATTGGAGTCACGTGTCCCCTGGTGCGAAACAAGTGATGAAAGGTCTGCTCACGATCGATCCTAGCAGCAGACTCACCGCAGCTTCTCTGGTATACCATTCGTGGTTGACAATGCATGATGCGACGGTTCCTCCGGTAACGCCCATCACTGACACAGTTCATGCGGACAATGTGGTAGCCGCCAGTTCAACGTCGACGCACGAGCGCGAGGGTTTCCGGTTGCGCGCGGTCGACGCCGCCAAGTTGGCTCAGCGTCGCAAGCATAAACGTTCCAATTCCAGTTCCTCGACGTCGAGAccgtcttcttcctcttcctcgagTCCGTCGTCAGTTCAGTTGCTACATCTACCAAGCGCCACGGCGAGCGCTGCAAACACTTCCACTTCGTCACCAAGCGTCTTCGACTTCAATGACGAAGTTGTTAACGAGTACCTGAGTTCTCTGTCTTCTTCTTCCGACTCGAATTCCTCAATAAGGTTCTCACTCCTACAGGGATTGGACCGAACCGCGAAGAAGCGGGCTAAACGCAATGCCGACCACGAATCGTCGTGTCAACAGGTGATCCCGAAGAAGCATCGACATCGACGTGACGTCGACAGCGAGGCGAGCGGCAGCAGTAGTAATGGGCCAATGACGCGATCGCGGAAACGTAAACTCGAACAGATAAATTCCGACAGAGAAATAGGTTCTGACAATTCCGGGGAATCGTTTGAGTCATCCTCGCAGACCGCGCATGACGAAGGGGACGTCCATAAGAGACATAAAGCTGGCAAGCGACCCAAACGGCTTGCCACGATTATAGTCGAGTAG